The Scomber japonicus isolate fScoJap1 chromosome 12, fScoJap1.pri, whole genome shotgun sequence sequence TTCCCCTCAACAGCCGCACacactctcagacacacacacacacagggggcCAACAAACAACTCAGAGAACATGAATCCTGCGTAGCTGTTGGCTAATCTCCAAATACTCTCCCTaaataactctctctctctctttcccagtCTCCCTCTGATTTTCCTCTCCATTGCTATACTTCTCTTCCTGACCCTCTTACATGCCCTCTCTCCACTCAGTCGGTGATATTTTAGGATTAATCCCCAGAGAAAACAGTTTCCATTAACTGCACTGTACTATGGAGCTGTCTGGGCTCATTCAGACCCTTGGTGCTGCCATGGGATCTTTTTTATGGAGAGCCATTATCTCAGTGGCATGGTGTGGCTCTGTGTTGTTGCTACATGTTACAGAAAGGCAAATATTTACACCATTAACAGATTGACCACAATATACATGTTAAGTTTTTATATACACAAAACTGTTTTGTTAAAACATCCCCGTCTCATAATGTTATGTCTGAACACCATCAGGATTTACCCATATTTGAATCAGAATGATATGGCAGATGCAGGGCATTTGTTTATGTTGTCAGACCATTGTCAATCAAACTTGATCGAACCACACTGCACATCCCGATGAAGCATATTAGCTGAGGTTTGGGGTGTCAAAACCTTTAAAATCATGGCTAAACATGTTGTTAGCCATACTATTGTGCCATGAATATTTGTGGACATTCATGTTGTCCAGAGGCTGAagcctaatgactttggtgatcctctcaCTTCTTGACAGCTTGACATTTTTGGtgcacagtgaaatgttttgacaaatgctagatattaaatatgcatGAAATTTGGTGCATATATGTTTTCCTCAGGATGAATAACTTTGAGCAACTTTTAATATGGTACCATCATCACGTCACATTTAAATTGGTCATAGATTGATTATTTTGGTAATTTGATCCTTGTCTTAGTTATCTGCATAACTAATGACGTTCCCATCAGTCTCAGCTGTACCTTGTGTTTACTACTAACAAGCAAATGTTAGCAAGCTTACATGCCacactaagatggtgaacacgGTAAACATTACATCTGCTAAACATCTGCATGTTAGCTTGCTGATTTTTGTCACAATGCTACCGTACAGCCTCATAGAactgctagcatggctgcaAACTTCTTTTTTAAGAAGCTTGCAACTAATTCCCCTCACTATTTTCTGGGGGCCCACAGTGAGGTCATTAAATGATAAAAAGCCACAAAAATTCAACTGAAAAAAATACTTAGATAAGGAAAAACAACatctaacaaatgtttttttccccacacatTTTTGATTGCTTCGTTAACAATTTATCAGTTATCAGTTGCCATTTAATTTTGTCCATCGACAGATCCAGATTACTCTAGTTGATTATCTAGTAGATTTAATGCCCtagagaaaaatgtaaaatttacagacatgttattttctcttgttaaatagattaaattactttaaaaaacaagatgGCCTTCCTGACAAAAAGTAaaggcctctgtgtgtgtttgtgtgtatcttgGTATCTAGAGGCTGACTATCCCCACCAGCTGTCCAGCAAGTTTTGCAGAGCTGATGAGGAAATGTTGGCAAGCAGACCCAAAGGTAAACCCGTGGTATCACGGATACAAATAggaatttattatttatattattatattattatttattaaacatttcttGTGGCTCACTTGTTGTATTGAAAGTCTTGTGTACACACGTGCTTACAGGAGCGTCCGCAGTTTAAGCAGGTGATGGTAACCCTGGAGACCATGGCCAACGACAGCAGGCTACCGGACCAGTGTAACTCCTTCCTACACAACAAGGACCAGTGGAGgtacacatacacgcacacaatGCAAATGCAAAGAAAGTACTGAGTGTATCTGCATTGCGTCTGAGCATGAAATGTCTTCTGTCATTTTCTAAGAGTAGATATTGAAAGTCTTTCTTTATTGTCAGAATGACAAATATAATCTATGGTTCACTGTACTCCATATAAAACTCAATATGCATAGTCACACgtgccagcacacacacacatacatacacacagctctGTGGACTCTAAAGCTCAGGAGAGAAGCTGAATGTGTGACCCTGTACTCTACTTCAGTCTATAATAAGCTCTCTGGAAAGTGTCCATGGAAGAGATTCCTATACTCCTCCACTCTGCCCTCACTCCACTAcggggagaaagacagagaggtggGAGTAGGAGGGGGGCTGGGGAGAGGTAAAGGCAGAAATCAAGTACGAGCTGAAGACGACAAGTTCAGGGTGGAACAGAAATGTATTAGGTGCATGTGAAATCGAAAACACTGAGCAAGAGAGAAACGGACAGGGCAGCGGGAAACGAGAGTGGACAGATGACAGGGGtgagatggggagagagagagagagagagaggtgggggatggagcagaggagagaaggtgCGAGATTCTGTGCATATTTAACATGAGTACAGCGAGGCAATCAATTCTGAGTGAAGTTTTGTGTACGGGTGGAAAAAGTTGAacaaggaaagggggaggaaagaagggggtgGGTGGAGTCAGTGAGGGAGGTGAAGGGGCGGGATGAATGAATAGGGAGGTATGGAAGGAACACAGGAGGAGGTATGGCTGTGCGTCAGATCCCTGGCTATATTTAGTTGCTGTGAGAGttgattgtgtttgtgaatgcgGCTTCATGTACTGTCACTCAGTCCCCACAGAGACCTCTTGTGGTAGAAGACGGTACTACAGCTGGACACATTTTACACTGATGACAAgttatatttttgtctttagGAAATAGAAGGAGAAAACTATGTCATCTAGTCTGATATAGGaaaaaagaatatttaaaatataataatttcataataattcaaatatttaagTAATAATTGGTAGCTATAACCAAATTCATAATGTGTAGTGTATTCAGTATACATACGTTACAtaatttatatttagaaaatctTGATTTGAGGGTGTTGTTCATGTGCAGCactttttaataaattaaaaattaaattaaattaaattaaaacaaattgaGATTGTGAGACAGCTCCAGAATAATCTACCAAAAAACTCCCAAAAAAACCATAACACAGTGTTACAGTTTAATTGGTGCTCCAAGGCTGCAGGCAGAATTTTTTATCCTTCAAAACTGAATTTATTAAAATGAGatgttataaaaaaacaaataaacaaaaacaaaagtcaaggaaaaatgtcattttaattgaCTCAGTTTTGAGTTTGTATGTATTAAGGAATTTGGGACACAGGACTTGTTAGATTTGCAGAATTCAAGCAAGAAAAGATGGCTTAGCCTTGACTATGAATTTTCTttccaaacaaataaaataaaatagataaaaaatgattgcagcttCACACATGATTATGTGCACAATAAATAAGACTAAAGTAAAGGCGTAAAGGAGTCTGTTTagcacatgtactgtatggaCCAATGTCATGGACCAAAGCAGTGAAGGCACAAGGAAACACAGGTTTGAAGTTCAACACTTTCCCAATGAAGATGCAGAGTCATACcgccctttaaaaaaagaggtcAACAAAACATACTACTGAAAAACAAGGCCTAGAAAACAAGATGTTTACTCAACTAACAGACCTAACAGAATCAGACATGAGagaaacatatactgtatactggcTAATCGAGCCAATAAACACAAGCAGGGAAGACAACATGGATAATAACTAAAACTCAACACAAACCCTAACAACCTCCCCCACGCTGTCAGGGCTCTTTTCTGGTCCCTAGCTTGGGCCTCTGCATACAACTAAGGCTCTACTCTCAGCCCCATCTTTTATCAGACCAGCAGCCAACTAACTCAAAGGCAaagataaattaatttaaacaaCTTAACCTAAACTAGTAATAtgacaaaacaatgtaaattaaatgtgcATGCTTCATCTAGAAAACCAGTGTATTGTCAAAACAATTGCTCAACCAAACAAACTGTGTTTTATGTCATGTATGTGACTGCAATAGAAAGTAAGTGAACATGTGGTAATGATGTGGGTTCACTGTTTGAAACATTCAGCCCTTAATTGTGTGGCTGTGGGCATGGCCATCACAACACTAggtaattttcattttattctgtctGAACAGCTTTTTGAAATAGAACCTGTCATTTATTCTGTGCTGGCCACATCTGCATGGAAAAAGTCACAACAGATCACTGATTGCTGTCTGTATTAATACTCCAGGTGTGAAATAGAGTCGACCCTGGAGCGCCTTCGGAAGCTGGAGAGGGAGCTTTACTCCAAGGAGAAGGAactggaggagagggagaggaggctcaaactgtgggaggagaggCTGATGGAGAGGTCCAATATGACTCCCAGTCCAACCTCCCTACTCATGGAGCGCTCAAACATCTCACCAGTGAGTAGAAGTAGAACAGAGTAAAGAAAATCTGTGCAGcacagataaaacatttttgtgatttGTTCTAATCTTTTCTTGGCTTTTCTGTCTCTGACCTCATCAGTTCTTCACACCGATGTCCATTGGTTCCTCCGGCTCTTTCTTCCGCTCGGACTCCAACAGTGCAACAGTCAGCAGTGCTGGTGTCAGCTCTCTTCTCCGCACTCTCAGCAACGGAGAAACTGAAAGGGGAAGCAGTACAGTGCTGGACAGGGGGATGGGCTCTCTCGACGGCGGGAGGCTGCACGCCATGCTCCGAGGGTTGCAGGGGAGGTTCGGAGAGGATgacgaggaagaagagggaacCCTGGAGGAGAAAGGTTgggggcagagggagagagatagtgACAGtgggagtatggagggaggaagggtgcaGGTGACACTCAGGAGCTTCCCAGGTGGTGtggtggagagggaggagaggacgTGGGAggagggggacagagagagaggagggatgcaGAGGAGCAGGGTGACCACCATAGTCCGAGGCTTCTCGGGTGGGTTCGGAGAAGctgagggggagagggagaaagaggcaGGATGGGAGATTGAAAAAGTTGGGGatgagagagggatggaggggatGTTCAAAGGTCTGCATGGGAGTTTGGGCGGCTTGGGGGACATGATGTCCTTAGACATAGATGAAATGGGGGATATGGAGAGACTAGGTGACAtggacatgaacatgaacatgggTGACCTGGGCGTCATGAAGGTTGTAGGCCACGGTGTAGGTCATGGTGTCAGGAGTGAGGTGGGTGTCAGGGGCCGCAGGAGTGACATGGGAGTTGTAGTCCAGGGAGTCAGAGGTGACGTCAGTGAGGCCGTGAGCCAAAAGATAAGAGGTGAAATGGGCGTCATTGGTCAGTCAGGGGTGCAGGTGAGCATGCGGGCTTCATCCAATCAGAACTCTGTGAAGAGCTGCAGTGTGCGACATGGAACCAAAATCAACATGGCTACTGCGGCCATGGACATGATGGAGCTCGATTGGTCTGACAGCGACTAGAAGACACATTagcacacacagacgcacagaagacacacacagaggccaaACTAGAAAGATCGACTTGTTCGCACATACAGTATCTGAGCTACAGTATGTGCATTAGAATCTCCAGTTGAAAAATAGCTGATTATACACACATTTCTCTTGttaaaatattctttttttttattgaagcaATGAATACTACAAATGCGTACTGTGAAGTGGGAAGGAGCAACGAGACAATTAGAGGTTGTCTTGTCATGTAGTCAGAATGACTTCACCTGTGTAATTTAATGTGCTATTAAAACTGCTGCATAACATACTGTAAGAGGTACAAGTGTTACAAAAATAACACACTTGAATGCCGCTCTAACGAGGCAGCACTGTCTGATATTTTTCTCCTGCTTATATCTTGTAGTTTGCAGATTTGATTTGTTCAAAACAAGCTTTGACGTTATCAGTTCTAACTGTGATCTAGTGTGtgaatttttggcatttttttttctctgtatattttatcctttttcaataaaaagaaaagaaactgattACATTCCTGTGATTTTGCTCTACTAGAGTCCCTCCATCCTCCTATTTATGTATACTAGTGCAGTGCCtgtgcaaaatctgtttttgagtgtgtttttactgcaaagtcagacatcccaactctcccgcatattgatagcagctccctgacgcccgcaaacGAGATCCagtctcccggaatctggagcgtgCAAGCAAGAGTGCgtgctagagagtgactgcgcgtgtatgtgtgtgtgtgcgactaTTAATGTAGcatgtgtgagagcaaagcgtcctgatagctctgtgttgccgctTATCAGAGCTGTGTGCTTCTCTTACCGATAGATTTATCtatgtgttttacatttctAATCCAAACAACGTCAAACTTGACACTGTACTTAATTGTGCCCgtagcaagacacctgtcacGTTTGAAATCAATCAGATGAACGGTTTGAGAGATAtgcgaataacagacagacagacagacacacagacagacagacagacgttcctgttatttatagatagatattatgTTATGAGAGCTTAGAACACACCTTATACACCTAATCCATGGTAACAAATGGTACACACCTGTCTTCCCAACATGCCCCAGTAACCTACTGGTTAAAATGCATGCCATATAACTGTAAGACCCAGAGTTCAAATCCAGCTGCAGACTTTGTTACATATCACTCCCCATCACTCTCTCCCTTTACTCATCGCTCCACTGTTCctataataaaatcataaatacacctaaaaatatatatatttaaagaaaagaagattcCTCTAAACCTCTAAATCTTGATCCATAAATCTCTTCCTCACACGCTGAGCAGCAGAGCCACTCCTGCCAGGACCCACTTGGCAGGCCGCTCCCTGGTTTTGAGGCTGAAAGTCCATACGTATGTGGGTCCTCTGATCTTGGTCTTGTAGAGTGGACACTCATAGATATTCCTTGTCTCATGGCGGTCGTTGGGcacagctctgacagagatGACAGGCATGGATGGGGTCAGATCCTTAAGACGGGCCTCCGTGATCACCCCAGCCTGGGTGTCCCACCGCGCACCTGTGGAGGGACACAGGTAAAAAGGAGTGGGAAGATGATCATCATGTTAAAGAAGAAGGCTCTGGTTGAGTTCAGGGTAAAATCAATTAATGCTGCATCTACTACTAGGCTGACTACCTTCCATGTAAAGTCCATATACATATGCTCCTTCTCTGGCAGGCTGGTTGAACTCCTCCTTAAATTTCTTGGTCACATCCACTGTCAGGTGCACTTTATCCAGGGGCCACTCGTTCTTACGGGCCAGAGACTGCATCACCGCTGGAAAGCAAGGACATGACAAAAAAGATTAACAatgagtgaaaaacaaacacgtGTGCTTGTGTATACCTGTAATGCAACAATGTGTTACCTGTGAGGAAAGACTGGGGGTTAAAAAGTCCCGACAGCCAGACAACACTGGGCAGAGACAGGTCCTGAGTCCAGCTGTCCAGCTCTTTACAACGCTGCAACACATCATTatacctgacacacacacacacacacacacacacaggaggaagacagaggaagatgttaatatactgtaaacatgacatcattacaACACATCAGAGCTGGGAGACACAGATGATGTTAATATCACAATATTCACAAGTATATTTCATtacataacaataaataatatatataaaataataaaattaatgttaATGGTGCAATGAAGTGTGTTCTGCTATACTGATAATCATggtgtacagtaaatatcaaAATATGGTCACAGACAATTGCACCAAATgttgatatataaaaataatccaGTGTTTTACACAATGAATagtaatacagtacagtaactgTATTCGCTGCTAGTCCCTCatacacaaaatataacaaaacaaaaagtaataaATTATATTCTTACATTTCTTCATATGGAGAAACTCCACACTTACAGAcatagtgacacacacacaaacgcaccaTATAGCCAGGCTGTAGGTAGAGGGGTAGGCCAGCTTGGTCCAGGTATCAGGCACATTGTCAAAGAACAAAGATGTCTGCAGTTTCTCCATCTCTGAGGAAATTGCTAGTTCCCCCTTTGACCgagaaaatatattatattatcacaGCGACACCTATTCAAAGTGCCACAGTTAACAATTTAACATCATTGAATTATTAGTGCACTGGCAGCTGCTTCATGTTACACCTTTTGACAGAAATCTGCAGGGTGAGTTTCTGTGGTGCCAATAGAGACTACCTAGTTACAAAACAAGAAGCCTTTTGATCCTCTGAGCTTCTGTTTTTAGAGTTTCCTTGCTGAATGGAGGGATATGTGAGCATacaaaaaataacatgaatggCATTCTTAATTTTGAGGAACACATAAATTAAAACCAGCACTGCTTGTAAGCTATCAATTGTCTCACAGCCAGTCTCACTTGTGTACAGTAGTCACACCAAGGTATgccatatattaaaatgatagtGTCTACATGTTCAGGGCTgcactgcacaaacacacacacatacataaaggtATAAGCATACTTTGAGTCCCAGGTCAAGCTCCTTGAGTGAGCGCCGTATCTCAGAGATGAGTGTATTCATGCGCTCACACTCCTGGAAGCAGACCAGGATGTACGGGGACCGTTCAGCTGTCTTGGATGTGATGTCGGACATATTGTACTCCTCTGGTAACTTCTCCAACACCTCATCTAAAATAGTTTTCACCTGAGGGTTGATGGATCCATTAATCAATAAAAGCATAGGAAAGACATTTTCTACAGTTAACTACATTCAGTGATGAGCTCCTCTCTACTGTTTCTCTAAAAGTTAAGAGTTGTCTAAAACGGCTGCCATTGTGAATGATTCTAACATTTTGTCGTTAGAGGAGCTTGTATGAGTAAATGCGTTGGTCACTATATTAATGTGTTTGCCAGCTTCAGTCTGAAGTCAGAAATAACTGAACATGTAGGTGTCGCTACCTTCTCCTCCAGGGTCTGCGAGGCTCCCTCCCCCATCACAGCATCAGGAGACTGAAGCTCCAGCAGGGTGTGGAAAAGGTTATCCGATGTCACAGTCAGGAACTCAATTTCTGCGTTGGGATGCAACCCATAATGCACTGGGCTCTCATGGGGCAGCATCTCATCTATAAAATCATGGTAGCCCTGAACATTTGGGGAGGTAAATACTTAATGATATCCattcattattgtcatttagTCATAAAATATGTACATATAACACCAGTTAGTTCAACAATAGGACGGTTTGACTGTGAAGATCAAATTGCTTCAGGAAGTGTTTCCTCAAATGGTATCTACTTTTAGTTACCTGGTAGTCCAGGTTGGAGGGAACGACAAAACCTGGAGCCAATGAAAGTTTCCGGTCAAActgtgggaaggaaagaagtaatgaatgaatgaataaaggaaaaatgtaGCTTCAGAttttaaacactgtaaaaaacCCACTAGATTATTACATCACAGATAGCCAGAATTGCTGGAACTGGTATGTGTGGTTGCCAGAACCTAATGCCAGTATATTTTGACTAGCTTGCATGGCAGTCTCCGGAGAAAAACTAGACAAATTGCTGCCAACTGCAGCTGATTCTGAGCCCAAATGGCTCAAACCCACACTCCAAAAGATTCTGGCAACCATATACTGTGTGTACCAGTTCATGCTTGGTCCTCTGAGTGCTGAGTGTGCGCAGACACTAACCAAATTGGCAAGAATTACATtcacatgtttttctctttgttgttctgtttcatgaacacacatgtacaaaccTGGTTTGGCTGCATGTATTCCTCCAGGTATGTTCTGCAGAGCCTTCTGTCCCAGTCATCAGTGATGTGTCCTCCATACATGATCTCCCCAAACAGATACCTCAAGTCCTCCCAGGgcaccttcatcatcataatcatcataataataacagttaTTTACATTTATCCTCTTTAATCAACATGCTATGTCACAATGCTAACTGTCACCCCTGacaaacactcacatgcacTTCTCTCCCCGTCCTGCACTAACTCATCCACTCACAACAACACATCTCACCTGTGCATTCGCCTCCAGGTAGTTATAGAGGACATTCACTGATATGGTGAGGTCTCCAGTGTTGAAGGGATACTTCCGGTTCCAACCCTGAGGTCCGAACTTCCTCCTCTGTGCCACACAAGCATGGAagtaacagagagagaacaggatGGTCTTAAACTCCTGCTCACGACTACACTTGTCCAGGATGTCCtggagagggaaagaaataaataaattaatgaatcatAAATTTGCAAGAACTATCAGTACAACGCAGGCAGCAGAGACACTGACCTGGTCAAAGTTATCCAGAGCAGCGTGCAAATTGGCATGCATGCCTGTAGGAGGTTCGTTGGTGATCTTGATGGCATTTTCCAGAATTCCCTGAGCAAAACATGTAACATCAAAATATTCAAACTGTATTACTGCCACTGTTTAACTAACTAAGAACTTTAGCGAACATTACAAAAGGAAAGATACCTGGGGACCTACATCCTCTATATATCTCTGGGCTTGATACTATACTGCAATGTGATAACCTTATTGTACTGCATGTACCTGCGGGATAATGTGTTCCTGCGGTGTTGGCGCTGGCTCAGCGCTCATAAAAACTCTGTAGTCGGGATGACTGCCTTCACAGCAGCGCTCCAGGAGCTTTTCAAGTGAACCGAGCCAACGACCAACCAGGTGGATGTTCTAGAGATGAATGGAAACAAAATCCATTTTAGTACAGAGTCTGACAGTGtgaaatatgataataaatattattcatACATAGTAGTCATGTATTGAagtagaaaaacagaaaacagagtaATGACAGAGTGGGATAAACATTCATgtttaaattcagtttaaaattaTAATTACTTTTGTGAACTGCAATCAATTTCTCATTGCAGGGATTTGCATTCAGTCCAATGTTTTGATCTCATGTTAAACCATTTGTTCTTTCTATCTAAATAACCCATCTTTCAAGTAACCAGACCTGCAATATAACCCAATGTCCCTCCTTGGCAGCCTTCTCCATGGCAACTTCAGCCACGGCTTCCTGGCCCTGGCCCAAGGACACGTTGTGAAGCTTGCCAAGGTCGATTGTGAAACCCAGCTTCCTTCCTGGCAACACAAAGGACTCAATATTCTGTCTTTTGTAATTTACAATG is a genomic window containing:
- the LOC128369613 gene encoding mitogen-activated protein kinase kinase kinase 20-like, whose amino-acid sequence is MSSPGSSFVQIKHEDLLFYENCGGGSFGSVYRALWISQDKEVAVKKLLKIDKEAEILSVLSHKNIIQFYGAVLESPNYGIVTEYASGGSLYEYLSSEQSEEMDMEQIMTWAIQIAKGIHYLHAEAPVKVIHRDLKSRNVVMTADKVLKICDFGASKFLSHTTHMTVVGTFPWMAPEVIQSLPVSETCDTYSYGVVLWEMLTREVPFKGFEGLQVAWLVVEKQERLTIPTSCPASFAELMRKCWQADPKERPQFKQVMVTLETMANDSRLPDQCNSFLHNKDQWRCEIESTLERLRKLERELYSKEKELEERERRLKLWEERLMERSNMTPSPTSLLMERSNISPFFTPMSIGSSGSFFRSDSNSATVSSAGVSSLLRTLSNGETERGSSTVLDRGMGSLDGGRLHAMLRGLQGRFGEDDEEEEGTLEEKGWGQRERDSDSGSMEGGRVQVTLRSFPGGVVEREERTWEEGDRERGGMQRSRVTTIVRGFSGGFGEAEGEREKEAGWEIEKVGDERGMEGMFKGLHGSLGGLGDMMSLDIDEMGDMERLGDMDMNMNMGDLGVMKVVGHGVGHGVRSEVGVRGRRSDMGVVVQGVRGDVSEAVSQKIRGEMGVIGQSGVQVSMRASSNQNSVKSCSVRHGTKINMATAAMDMMELDWSDSD